One genomic window of Moorella glycerini includes the following:
- a CDS encoding methylenetetrahydrofolate reductase: MKTESKLEKLLSQGHFVVSGEIGPPKHANPEGIQKHTALLKDYVDAMNLTDNQTAIVRLSSIAAGVHVLQAGGEPIIQMTVRDRNRIALQSDLLGAYSLGMRNVLCLSGDHQSFGNHPTAKNVHDVDSLQLIKIVKDLRDEKKFACGEELKGNEPRFFIGAAANPFADPFEFRVLRLEKKINAGADFIQTQCIFDMERFERFMAMVRERGLHKKAHIIAGVMPLKSAKAAKYMQQSVAGMIVPDEIVSRMEKAADPRAEGVAICVEQIKHLQTIEGVAGVHIMAVMWEEIIPTIVKEAGLYPRPKAE; encoded by the coding sequence ATGAAAACAGAAAGCAAACTGGAAAAACTCCTTTCTCAGGGTCATTTTGTGGTCAGCGGTGAGATCGGCCCGCCCAAACACGCCAACCCCGAGGGCATCCAAAAACATACCGCCCTGTTAAAAGACTATGTTGATGCCATGAACCTGACGGACAACCAGACGGCCATTGTCCGCCTCTCGAGTATTGCTGCCGGTGTCCACGTCCTCCAGGCAGGGGGCGAGCCTATTATCCAGATGACGGTCCGGGACCGCAACCGCATCGCCCTGCAGAGCGACCTCCTGGGGGCCTATAGCCTGGGCATGCGCAACGTCCTCTGCCTGTCGGGGGATCACCAGTCCTTTGGCAACCACCCGACGGCCAAAAACGTCCATGATGTGGACTCCCTGCAGCTCATTAAAATCGTCAAGGACCTCCGGGACGAGAAAAAATTTGCCTGCGGGGAAGAACTGAAGGGAAATGAACCGCGGTTTTTCATCGGCGCCGCCGCCAATCCCTTCGCCGATCCCTTTGAGTTCCGGGTCTTGCGGCTGGAAAAGAAAATCAACGCCGGCGCCGACTTCATCCAGACCCAGTGCATCTTTGATATGGAACGCTTCGAGCGCTTTATGGCTATGGTCCGCGAAAGGGGCCTGCACAAAAAAGCCCATATCATTGCCGGCGTCATGCCCCTGAAGTCGGCTAAAGCCGCTAAATATATGCAGCAGTCGGTAGCCGGGATGATCGTTCCCGATGAAATTGTCAGCCGCATGGAAAAAGCTGCCGACCCCAGGGCCGAAGGGGTGGCCATCTGTGTCGAACAGATTAAACACCTCCAGACCATTGAAGGGGTAGCCGGTGTGCATATCATGGCCGTGATGTGGGAAGAGATCATCCCTACCATCGTCAAGGAAGCCGGTCTTTACCCCCGGCCCAAGGCGGAATAA
- a CDS encoding methylenetetrahydrofolate reductase C-terminal domain-containing protein: MIIAESKPLAEVAGLIQGARKVLVVGCGGCVTVCLAGGEKETGILAAALRLLRQKEGNPLETVEVTLTRQCDPEYVDMLEKYVTDDVEAIVSLACGVGVQFLAERYNKWVVPALNTKFAGGTVEHGVWEERCGLCGECILYKTGGICPIIRCSKSILNGPCGGSQNGKCEVNPETPCAWQLIYDRMQALGKLDLLMEIQPPKDWSKSRDGGPRKVVREDVRLA; encoded by the coding sequence ATGATTATCGCCGAAAGTAAACCCCTGGCCGAAGTTGCCGGGTTGATTCAAGGGGCCAGAAAGGTGCTGGTAGTCGGTTGCGGCGGCTGCGTGACCGTTTGCCTGGCCGGCGGGGAAAAGGAAACCGGGATCCTGGCCGCCGCTTTGCGGCTGCTGAGGCAAAAGGAAGGCAACCCCCTGGAAACGGTGGAGGTTACCCTGACCCGCCAGTGTGACCCTGAATACGTGGATATGCTGGAAAAATACGTTACCGACGATGTCGAGGCCATCGTTTCCCTGGCCTGCGGTGTCGGCGTGCAGTTCCTGGCCGAACGCTATAATAAATGGGTGGTACCGGCCTTAAACACCAAGTTCGCCGGCGGCACCGTTGAGCACGGCGTCTGGGAAGAGCGCTGCGGCCTCTGCGGTGAATGTATCCTCTATAAAACCGGGGGTATTTGCCCCATCATCCGCTGCTCCAAGAGCATTTTAAACGGGCCCTGCGGCGGTTCCCAGAATGGAAAGTGTGAGGTTAACCCGGAAACCCCCTGTGCCTGGCAGCTCATCTACGACCGGATGCAGGCCCTGGGTAAACTGGATCTCCTCATGGAAATCCAGCCACCCAAGGACTGGTCCAAGTCCCGGGACGGCGGTCCCCGGAAAGTGGTACGAGAGGATGTGAGGCTGGCATGA
- a CDS encoding hydrogenase iron-sulfur subunit: protein MQDFEPKIIAFCCFYCAYSAADLAGSLRLQYPANIRVIEMPCSGKTDVRVLLEAFEDGADGVYVLGCMEGDCHFLKGNFRAKRRVQQAKKILDEIGIGGERLEMYNLSAAMGPRFAEIAREFTERIRKLGPSPLNKSYAPSGHGEDGREAVNSTKAGEQE from the coding sequence TTGCAGGACTTCGAGCCCAAAATTATAGCCTTTTGTTGCTTCTACTGTGCCTATTCAGCCGCCGACCTGGCCGGATCCCTGCGCCTGCAGTACCCGGCCAACATCCGGGTAATTGAGATGCCCTGTTCCGGGAAAACCGACGTCCGGGTCCTGCTGGAAGCCTTCGAAGACGGTGCCGACGGCGTCTATGTCCTGGGCTGCATGGAAGGAGACTGCCACTTCCTGAAGGGGAATTTCCGGGCCAAACGCCGGGTCCAGCAGGCGAAAAAAATCCTGGACGAGATCGGCATCGGCGGCGAGCGCCTGGAGATGTACAACCTCTCGGCGGCCATGGGACCGCGTTTTGCAGAAATTGCCCGGGAGTTTACCGAGCGTATCCGCAAATTGGGTCCCAGCCCGTTAAACAAAAGTTATGCTCCCTCCGGGCATGGAGAGGACGGCCGGGAGGCTGTAAATTCGACGAAAGCAGGTGAGCAGGAATGA